The following proteins come from a genomic window of Kwoniella shandongensis chromosome 7, complete sequence:
- a CDS encoding peptide-methionine (S)-S-oxide reductase produces the protein MLPLRNFLASFSSSSTRSATHNMVKAPPAPTVPTAIQAKEQLKSGEGVEHATFASGCFWGTEHLFSKHFGNLPQFSAISGYTGGHAENPSYRQVCTGSTGHAEAVRLTYQTGSVAYAELVEFFYRTHDPTTVDRQGPDRGSQYRSAIFFHTPEQEDIAKKVTAEVQEKYLKGRPIVTQIAAAGKWYPGEDYHQEYLDNNPGGYECPTHRFYW, from the exons ATGCTCCCTCTACGTAACTTTTTGGCCAgtttctcatcctcttctactcGATCGGCAACGCACAATATGGTGAAAGCACCTCCGGCACCGACGGTCCCTACTGCCATTCAGGCGAAAGAGCAATTGAAATCTGGTGAAGGCG TGGAGCACGCTACATTTGCTTCAGGTTGCTTC TGGGGAACAgaacatctcttctcgaagCATTTCGGTAATCTCCCTCAATTCTCAGCAATTTCAGGTTACACAGGTGGACACGCAGAAAACCCTT CCTATAGACAAGTCTGCACTGGCTCGACGGGCCACGCCGAGGCCGTTCGACTCACATACCAAACCGGCTCCGTAGCATATGCCGAGCTCGTCGAATTCTTCTACAGGACTCATGATCCGACCACTGTCGATCGACAAGGACCCGATAGAGGTAGTC AATACCGAAGTGCCATTTTCTTCCACACACCTGAACAAGAGGATATTGCGAAGAAAGTGACTGCTGAAGTTCAAGAGAAATA TCTCAAGGGACGACCTATCGTCACTCAGATCGCAGCTGCAGGGAAATGGTACCCCGGCGAGGACTATCACCAGGAGTACT TGGATAACAACCCTGGCGGATACGAATGTCCCACTCATCGATTCTATTGGTAG